The following is a genomic window from Meriones unguiculatus strain TT.TT164.6M chromosome 13 unlocalized genomic scaffold, Bangor_MerUng_6.1 Chr13_unordered_Scaffold_37, whole genome shotgun sequence.
acactgcactccatatggaatagcttggctcagaaatagtcatcatatcatttattttatccttagtctttagggaaatattcactggacaaggtttatgatttccacatcctgaagcaggaggtgaacaattaaaattgtcaatccagaacttagagaagtaaacatctcctgggtaatgggagggtgtaagggcctcaagaaagtgcttgaagccagggatagttctcttttttaaaaatgagaagcttccactgaataggtttatcaaaacatgcttttcatttagtatagactctaagtatgtcgagtgtggctttgcaaagatccacacccTCTTTCTGGTGATAAAGATACGCATGtttacacagaagaacagcaagtcatccatatcaccatagaataaattcacatttactcctgtatgttgtttcaagttcagcaaaccataatcatattttacattttcattccaattctctgggagtttttctgcaaaagccacacagatatcttctgacaCCATcattactttcaggtcagagagaaactcccgtcctctctgatcatcagaaacaatgagccccacccacttccagccaaagtggagtaATAAAGAGATtagcccttgggctagacctctgtctttagtagacatctgataaagaaatgggaatgtatctttgtcactaagcatggaatcaaatggtccatatgtgacctgaggaagcaaagaaaaaaagtgattctgagtttcaggtatttggaatcatcaccctgtgtgaggaagtgacttcattattcaaatatgaAGATTAAAGGACTGAATACTGTTAAGGAgaatgtcttctgtgagattagcttgtccctaaattatgtggtggaatagtcttttacaaataccataggaTCCAAAGTTACTAAGGTGTCTGCAGTAGCCAAGAAGTAAACAATaagctgttcactggctttgaaaggcacgaaagatctctcttgttgcattaacaatgcaaaagagtacctgatgtagagaaaactgcagaaagcattaacattaatcacataacaccatatttcagAGAACCTTCACCTTTAtaaaagcaaatacagaaagagactaacaaagtttttagagattcagtttcctaagttaaaatggtgcaAGTTGTGATGACCTGGGGCCCCATTGCCAGGGTTTATTGTATCATCCCTCTAGTTAGATTTGATACAGACAAATCTCAGACAGAtgaaaattattgtcttttatttttattaacttagcttaaaatacattgatgaattgtttaactgagtgataacaatgagagttaccatgtgggttttttaatcttgattattgctgattcTTGTTGTCAccaagtattttttgtttgtagtAATGCCTGATGacagatgcatttcttcagtgtagcctggcaagaGTCATTTGTgatgatacagctaagtggttggtctctgtggcTGCTATTCTaagatctactttcctgaatgagatcattaattccttgaaagattttcatcagtgatggcattaaacattgttccaaacttagttacatgtcctggactttctttttccatatgtcagatattgacaattgtaggaattttgagatgtttatatgctagattgggcagttaggaatctttgctgtagaatttgacttattatcaaatgcagactgagtatctacagtacatcatccattttTTGGAGATCATGGATACTACTAAATGATCTGCTTGGAAATTTCGAGAATTTGCTGTCCATGGttttcaccacactctgtcatctgttaactattgctaaatcaaaataatttgttcactactatttgaaatctgcctacagtaaacataatccacttttctgttttcttttgtttcttctgttattgctcttttgttggtttgtttatttcaGTCATGTGTAAGATGTGGttgtgcttaaaaatatgtttctaacttacttgtgggacattgtagagctctgaaagtgtttcaattgcagcagaaaattccggcttttttcctgaaatgattcctagagctttgtgttgagtgttgcacttgtagttagggatatactcacttcttccagacagccacatcagagggccctccaaggtcattttgttagaattaaaggcattgtagatgtgaaaacccaaggtcatattgggaagcaggtttgagtccttgttgatctcttcaatggcaaagtataaggtcagcaaatattgatagtttctccatttcAGTCTAAACCCGAGGGTTAGAAggatgggtattgtcagtacatttttctcaaaaagtctttatcaaatacaggactctagaggtcctagcctttgacttttcctgttacatgtaaatcttgtgtgaataagccccTGACAAGTCAGGAACGTcatggaatggctcctaaactctcagaaatttaactgtttctaatattttttggtGTTCATTGTGTGCGTAAAATATCACTTCTTTGTATCTTATGACTACTGAATACTTAGGTGCTTATGACATTTCAGCTCATGGAAGCCCTGGGTTAtagaagagtcactaaggtgttcactaggaatataataagtaagagcttcacaaccttttcttttgtaatgatttAATGTCATACTCACTtttgaaaattctaacaagtttatgtGCATTCCTAGTGTTAAATtgtctctttgtggtatagacccctttgaataaaagctagtatcagttctcagtgcccacagggtggccttggaaacatgtttaacTCCAATTCACaagatcctttctggcatctttggtcaCCAAggacacctgtggtattcacacatatataagaaggtgagctctcgaataaatgaaataagaataaataagtatgtgcaaaatagtgttcttgggtttgaaaaatgactgatatgttatgactagttgctgctcttgtggaggacccttattcaagtcacagtagccagttttaggttccaacaGTGTGTATcaccagttctagaggatccatgtcctccactggcctctgaagggacACTGCATACAAGTGGTACACACAaaaatatgtaggcaaaacactcataaacataatgtaaactttattaaatctttacaaaaactcaaaaagtatttaaaaattagtaaaggaaaggtgtttctctaagcttgcaaattaaatgaatgagtagagttttcTAGGTAAAGCAGggggaaaaagtaatttaaaataacatataaaaaagaggaaaacccaaaatacattaagacagtacaaaagtgctcataATGGGAGAAAGTGGtactttgttgcaggtaggtgagTTGAACTGTGTCACACATAGCCTTCAGTGCTTGGGGTTGGGTCCTCAGAAGCTTGTTTCAAACATTTAGTATATAAGAATCTGGGTGACCCTAACAGAGGGAGCTAACAGAAATTATTAGCCTGAAATCCactgggttctactgaaggaaggattctgctttctgacctgccatcaccagaaagaaattccatttggttgtaCCACATTAGTCTGGGATCTGTGGCTAGATGTTCTGTTAAGAAagaatctattgggcaaaagcAGGGAATTAGCAACAacatagagaaagagaatttGTCTTCCTTAAGGATTATCTcatactaaatattgaactgtaggaatgtatgcatgtatcaatgagaactcctggacagAGCTGTGTCTACAAAAACTGGCTATAAAAAAttcattgatgtggagagattgcaatgttgtagtttgaGAGGTTCATTaacatagcccaggctacctgtagcaccctgagtagccatttcttggacaaGTTATGGTTAAGATGATgcctatatctatatctgtatctgcaTCTGcatctctatctatcatctatctatctatctatctatctatctatctatctttctatctatctagatatgCTATAGCTGAGatgatgaataaaataattttagaatgtagtaacccagCACATTCCTAgcttttgccaatctaaaagacaagaatgacatcacatagccatcttgggcctATATGATAACTTGCTCCATTTTACTGTCAacatcctctctgaggtttccagtgctttattggatttatagttttctttatatatgctgttactatgaaaattcatgaagctgcttccacattgtatcatggaatttgtgataacctaaattgtgttcacagactctcaaatttatagaagaaattctatcttttttttccatttgagctgagggcttatgtttttccaatcacatgaaagcaatactaaagactaaagaatcgATTCAGTTGGTTATGtctgtatatttattcatttatatttgtgtgacaggaaCGTCACAAGAAGATAATCAGGGTCAATCAACCAGGCCCCAGAGGGTTCTAAGAAgtctgatgcacccaccaagCACAATACAGGGTCTCAACCTAgctcctctacatataagtagctgatgtgctgattaggTTTTATGTGGGCACACTAGTTAATGGAGTGGACATGGATTATATTGTATGTTTGTTTATCACTTTACCCTGATAGAACTTATCTAACTGACCACAGGGGAGTAACACAAACTCAATCATCATaagactacaggggctggggtgtgtaggtagggggcagaagagtggaggaggatatgggagagagagtaggattgggaggagaaaagagtggGGCCTATGACTAAGATGGAAATgtaattaatcaataaaaaatattccaGTGAAAAATACGATAATAAGCTAGATGTTCTccctcaaagccctcagagagttctgctgagtacggatttaaggaatgtaatgaaaattatttctttgccagACATCTGGAGTTGGTTGCTAAGATatgcagaaatggcctttcctttgatcatatttcaactgtgatgatgatgacgactgaaccatgaattgccacatgcttcacctaacaataaatccctgcctaacctttggacactgttgagttaaatgctctactctgcctgACCAAGGTAGGTTACTTTtccaagttcctgctccataaaaaaataaaaagcaaaggcctcacaagtctgatgtttagttttcatgatgccttgtgtggcagctgaagacaatgttgttttgtgtggcatccaaagACTGTCAACCTCTGttccctacaaagtctttgagaacagcatggaggatcccagacttGGTGCCCAGGTTTccagtaagtctctgtcattttgactgttATAGAGGCCaattggattatacttcctgctcaaatttacccctctcagatctcttgtcatGTTCAGAGCATGTTGTCACCATAGAATTTTAGCAGAGTTTATGAAACTTTATACAGCTCCCCTgaacaaggctgcagctgcatggttagtccatatcatgcatgaaagccaggctttgttcttttctacagatatctagatcccctgctgaagaaggcattatcttgctggcttcacactgaaacatccaatctcacaaaattagatttaaatgagattcaAAATGAatctactaatacctaacagtttacattttatgattctttcatttaaaagaacttgcttgtcaatctgtctcctggtaaatgcatGGATGGGGGAAACAAATATCttaaagttgatggaaattttgaatgtctaagaaagttatttaatgtatgtaaatgcaagttgtaaatgtctgagaaagtggtttaaagtatgtgaaaatgagacttaatgagtttaatatttcataattttaaaatattaatcagtggagtaatgatatgctatgaaaagcaccaggtgaaagcactggctagtCTTCTTATAGTTACAGGACCAAAATTTTTAATGtcatttcattcctgctgaagatatagttcaatgcttctcattgtgctgaaatcttatctgtcttTAAATCTTCAGAGAGTGgaaaggctgtttgttttttagcccagaaccatccttatTTGGTGCCCAATCtgatctgtaaagcatcagtctactccaactgtttacagacacgtgttacctgtttttcctacagtgagaatttcagtgtagattatagattgtggtcatgttaatatatttaaaacttgtatatctctgtgtaaactttaaacaactaTGATTTAATcttcaaggagttgagacttgatccacctatcatagctcaaacagaatctagattaagaccggTCAATTAAcgattcagtcttttctgtcttttatccatcTCTGAGaatgggctcttttcttcctcctgtgttgggattccttctctctcttgctgcagtgggctactgaactatggtttctctatcttgtgaaagcattcttaagagttctttacttccagaataaattagacatccttggtcattgttttttttttctattcaagtactCTATAACAGTAAAAGTACCAGGACTTTAgtctagtatgtttgtttcctaatCTGAGAGGAAATAGGCATTgaagtttcaagaaggtacttttcagcaaaggaccacccTATTCCCaacactgatgttcaaatgaacatatgtaccaattatagcatcaactgaaaaacaggaatataaaaaagcctaatgattcctccacattatcataaataaccaacaacctacaatacagtttctcagagagataaagtggcagatatatatttcagaaagtaaagagatgaacaacagaaaagaaaacagaaccaagcaatgaattcaactgggcatcgAGATAAGAATCAGAAGTCTCCatgagaacttggatgagggatagaaCAAACAGCTGTACACAGAAAAGACTGTGTagcataaaagacaaatcataagtTAACACTGAGAttgtgaaggaggagaaagacagatagaaatgttgtaaattaaaatcataaaaccacCAGTCAAATCAGacaacactgggtttccagcaaaACTAattaagcagagaacagaatatgggcataaatGACATGGATTTCAGAACGCTTTATTACAATATCAGTGATGATCAAATAAGtgataagtatgaccacagtgtctaaactctgagatactttaaagatagtaaagccagaacacgtgaaattggagagtctaagatttctactgagcacatagggatattcaagttcactagagcagaaactctccaagtctctggaaagaaacagatatacaaacataagacatttagatggccagatagacctgagaagaatggaaacttatcttgacatattaaagtcagtgtgttaaaaatatgtaagtctcgccatggaatcacaccatggagagacacaaaagtcgttctttttttctatccctgatttctttctgaatggaaacataacaaagagaagttgAAATGTTttcagaggcacaatgaagcagaaaaaatgtgaaactatttttcacattgttctgtatctagttcattattcttaatggaattacatgtgtttagcaggtcatctagtactatcttttaaccagaacaaccatagcacattcaagcaagtactcacaggtcgAAATTCCATCGTAGACTTGGTTCTGTGTCAAAAAAGTTCTGGTCATTTTGGGATAGATCAAGTGgaatggaaatgggaataaatgtagcaaggttaacatctgcctccatgtaggtgttggtctTTCCATAATAACCACAATGGATCAGAAATATCTCTGttgatgtatacacaggtttcaggaggaggctgaagcaaagcaaaggaaggggcatgtcaggctcttcactacagaGAAACAGTCCCCTGCATCGAGGAGGATCCAAGGAGATTGTTGGCTTATGTCCtgcaacaggctcagacctcaacaatgtcagagaagactttgtatgctgcAGCTgtttcctactgttgcttcaggctctcagtctttgCATAACCAAAGGTTCTCATGATAGGCCAGCTCActcactgtagcaaagtccagaaaactgagggtcacagtgctgagatatttcggtcactgtagccagacttgccctgaagtttctgtctttttattgttctgttcctcacatccatgtactcttggaatcccatagccctgaggctttgcacctggttcctccatgtgggtgaaaaacatgtttggttcttttttcaacaacctgtatgatttcatcatggtccacagtgactttggagagcaccagagtcccagacaaaattgtaggtcatccaaaaacagcttgtttgttttggattgctgttgtgaaagtagtttgaacatttgatttctcctaagaaggggagcaggggcagtcatgcTTTGTTCACTTTGatagctctttggtcacttccatCATTCAAGGTGGCTAaattaagcaacagggaaagtagatccagacagttttgatgagatctgataagctacagtaatatagtagaggaggaggacgtccttagtggacttgaggagggacagggggtgggggggtggagaggGAGAATTCAGTCATACTTTGAcgtggggttttgaccaagaaagtaaatagtAGTGACTCAGCcatatgcaggacacctgggttcagggttctcaactcagcttttgcattcagacctcctcctggATGTCTGGCACCTAATTCAGAATAATACatgaccaaaagagggggcaagcttctcatagtcaatttaagtcatgacaggcaacacatttacggcttgtgtgcttagtttagattatcagccactttcctctttacattctttcctgattaaaagacaaacatgcatcactgaagaatcaggataggagtaggttTTAGGGTctatgaatatgaactcagttttgaacctggaagcagaagtcttgagatggctggattcagtcaactgtctcataacaacaaccaaaaagaaaaatacttcatctctatactttttctactttactgtaacactatttatcataattactgctgatataatttcatggtattattatatattattgttataatatgatatatacaatatgacacaaatcaaattttgatatctaacttaggtaaaattcatgaaaatacggccatgaaatttcaaaagaggtAAAACTGCAAaaggctttgaaggtaggaaagtgaaaaaatgaagtaatgttaattcttatatataaacaaacaaaataagtaattgatgtctcctatgtataatcttacaaaacTTTGGTTActgtaatttaaatatatatatatatatatatatatatatatatatacaaattacacacacaaatctatcatctatctatctatctatctatctatctatctgtctatcatctatctctctctccctctctatctatctacctataaataaatataactatatagtgaaatttttttggagacaccagcttaatttctctatgttcagtgagttgaataagtgttgtattcagcaaaagagacttgcagtgaatttatggagagcaaattataatcttgacaaaagtgtgcattgtttggggattccaataagactcctttggccaccagctcaagtagatataacctaGTCTTCATTTGATGCCAAGTGACATCGTATTgggactctcatattatttcatttggatcaccttcagttaTGTATATATTGTAGGAAGCAAACTGTTGTGTTAGTTTGCTACAGgaacattcaattgacatttaattttggctgtctctcttcatattactttccttaatgtcttctttcttccccacttccaaccaattCTCCTTTATGAGCCCTTCTtcaatctataaataactattttattaccctatccta
Proteins encoded in this region:
- the LOC132650987 gene encoding vomeronasal type-2 receptor 26-like yields the protein MPLPLLCFSLLLKPVYTSTEIFLIHCGYYGKTNTYMEADVNLATFIPISIPLDLSQNDQNFFDTEPSLRWNFDLLKWRNYQYLLTLYFAIEEINKDSNLLPNMTLGFHIYNAFNSNKMTLEGPLMWLSGRSEYIPNYKCNTQHKALGIISGKKPEFSAAIETLSELYNVPQVS